A region from the Triticum urartu cultivar G1812 chromosome 1, Tu2.1, whole genome shotgun sequence genome encodes:
- the LOC125538870 gene encoding PE-PGRS family protein PE_PGRS16-like, with translation MGKGYHKKLGVNKAAIAGTGSGKSMAMRGGNGRRAGGAGPGGGAKAVAGAGGGGWGGAPKFSATDHSTIQTVSWQTYRSLTITRSSKAATAGEGKAKVAGGGNAKRSGGVVTAGPREGAVGAGRASPGGAKGVAGRAGGGGWGGAQPFSATGHSTFEMDVHPTNEYYDCSSDHGTFDTAAETMNEYYDEEENLGLSMDKGGDEDDGGQHDAEFLCDEDGKGDEIGNDGNGGGGDDIGGAGIGDDLFGGFDGGYDDDGGD, from the exons ATGGGGAAGGGCTACCACAAGAAGCTCGGCGTGAACAAGGCGGCCATCGCCGGCACCGGCTCCGGGAAGAGCATGGCCATGCGCGGCGGGAACGGTAGACGCGCTGGCGGGGCCGGACCGGGAGGAGGCGCGAAGGCAGTAGCTGGCGCGGGCGGTGGGGGATGGGGAGGCGCGCCGAAGTTCTCTGCCACCGACCATAGCACCATCCAGACGGTAAGCTGGCAAACCTACCGATCATTAACCATTACGCGTTCTTCCAAggcggccaccgccggggaagggAAGGCCAAGGTCGCCGGCGGCGGCAACGCTAAGCGCTCGGGAGGCGTGGTCACTGCCGGCCCGAGAGAAGGCGCGGTGGGCGCGGGCAGGGCCAGCCCAGGAGGTGCCAAGGGAGTAGCAGGTCGTGCGGGCGGTGGCGGCTGGGGAGGCGCGCAGCCATTCTCTGCCACTGGCCATAGCACCTTCGAGATG GACGTGCATCCCACGAATGAGTACTACGACTGTTCGTCTGACCATGGCACCTTTGACACG GCGGCGGAGACAATGAATGAGTACTACGATGAGGAGGAGAACCTTGGTTTGTCCATGGACAAGGGCGGAGATGAGGATGATGGAGGCCAGCACGATGCTGAATTTCTGTGTGATGAAGACGGCAAGGGCGATGAGATCGGCAATGATGGCAACGGAGGGGGTGGTGACGACATAGGCGGTGCTGGGATTGGTGATGACCTCTTCGGGGGTTTTGACGGTGGCTACGATGATGATGGTGGGGATTGA